Proteins encoded within one genomic window of Empedobacter falsenii:
- a CDS encoding acyl-CoA thioesterase encodes MKTTQELIELISLKKLEENLFEGKSSFMGSPNVFGGQVVSQALHAAYQTVPTDRFCHSLHSYFILPGHLEKPIYFEVANLRDGGSFSTRVVTAKQDSVPIFVMACSFQLKQEGYEHQEEMPVVTPPEELMSWNDVAEQFGSVLPKSIMRFVLAERPLDFKPVEFVNPFDKKDYPNFSNVWLTFNDAPEGLPLPIIQQLIAYSSDYNLLSTAIKPHASKAHFGNTQMASLDHSIWFHREPNLHDWILVNVESPSANDTRGFTRGNLFNRSGELICSVAQEGLIRPIIKDK; translated from the coding sequence ATGAAAACTACTCAAGAACTCATCGAATTAATTTCTCTCAAAAAACTAGAAGAAAATTTATTCGAAGGGAAAAGTTCTTTTATGGGAAGTCCAAATGTTTTTGGAGGTCAAGTTGTAAGCCAAGCTTTACACGCGGCGTATCAAACTGTTCCTACAGATCGTTTTTGTCATTCCCTTCACTCCTACTTTATTTTACCTGGACATTTAGAAAAACCTATCTATTTTGAAGTAGCAAATCTTCGTGATGGAGGAAGTTTTAGTACGCGTGTTGTTACAGCAAAGCAAGACAGTGTGCCTATTTTTGTAATGGCTTGTTCATTTCAGTTAAAGCAAGAAGGTTACGAACATCAAGAAGAAATGCCTGTTGTAACACCTCCAGAAGAATTAATGAGCTGGAATGATGTAGCAGAGCAATTTGGTTCGGTTTTACCAAAATCAATTATGCGATTTGTCTTAGCAGAACGTCCATTAGATTTCAAACCTGTTGAATTTGTCAATCCTTTTGATAAAAAAGATTATCCTAATTTCAGTAATGTTTGGTTAACTTTTAATGATGCTCCAGAGGGGTTACCTTTACCTATTATTCAGCAATTAATTGCTTATAGCTCTGATTACAATTTGTTATCAACAGCGATAAAACCACATGCTTCTAAAGCTCATTTTGGAAATACGCAAATGGCAAGTTTAGATCATTCGATTTGGTTTCACAGAGAACCAAATTTGCATGATTGGATATTAGTTAATGTTGAATCTCCAAGTGCAAATGACACAAGAGGTTTTACAAGAGGAAATTTATTCAATCGTTCTGGTGAACTAATTTGTAGTGTTGCACAAGAAGGTTTAATCAGACCAATCATTAAAGATAAATAA
- a CDS encoding efflux MFS transporter permease, which produces MHNQHPIFKKWIPEKLVLPILIAALIPHVMILSLFNMNSIFTASFLDVDVDDLQFIFSLAYATIVCGLFINERLFQFFNIRSYLLSMTIINIVLMLIISLTTNTQLIYLLRVIQGTTSYLEGCIIVPLIMSRIKGEYGRLLGNTFLYGFMMTADKYTTSIVKFAIENYNFNMVIYTVIFFHVLSLLIYVFLFSHGRLYPKKPLYQLNLAGYFLMMMSLIAGAFLLIYGKRYYWFESLYIVIAFAAMFIFSGLFILQQLTSKKPIFHFEILRSERVIVGMLLFFTFYIFKSSMSNIYQVMNVVWKWNWEFVLQIQYYNCAGIYIGALFAYYIITQFQTQYKYVFFGGFFCLTFAMLWFSYILVPDTRPNAVIPPLLMEGMGQGMLFAPILQYMVCSVHANFSMNTMQAAVAMRYWSSTISFSIMQNAILFLTTKHQFLMTKNLDITNTIFQEQWNNLFNKHNTTHLVNESISLTASNLKSQLYNQALLIADIQIFRTLFYFGIVMMVFIMIYNPIKNVLHLRKKRKESH; this is translated from the coding sequence ATGCACAATCAACATCCCATTTTCAAGAAATGGATACCAGAAAAATTGGTGCTTCCAATTCTCATTGCCGCGTTGATTCCGCATGTGATGATTCTCTCACTTTTCAATATGAATAGTATATTTACAGCTTCATTTCTAGATGTTGATGTAGACGATTTACAATTCATTTTTTCTTTGGCTTACGCTACAATTGTTTGTGGACTTTTTATTAACGAACGGCTTTTTCAGTTCTTTAATATTCGTTCTTATTTATTGTCTATGACTATTATCAATATTGTATTAATGTTAATAATTTCGTTGACAACAAATACGCAATTGATTTATTTACTTCGTGTGATACAAGGGACAACATCTTATCTCGAAGGATGTATTATTGTTCCGCTAATTATGTCGCGTATAAAAGGCGAATATGGACGATTATTAGGAAATACTTTTTTGTATGGATTTATGATGACGGCTGATAAATACACGACTTCTATTGTAAAATTTGCCATCGAAAATTATAATTTCAATATGGTGATTTATACTGTCATCTTTTTTCATGTTTTATCATTATTGATTTATGTTTTTCTCTTTAGTCATGGTAGATTGTATCCCAAAAAACCATTGTATCAGTTAAATTTGGCGGGTTATTTTTTGATGATGATGTCATTAATAGCAGGAGCTTTTTTATTGATTTATGGTAAAAGATATTATTGGTTCGAATCGCTTTATATCGTTATTGCGTTTGCTGCAATGTTTATTTTTTCAGGCTTATTTATTTTGCAACAATTAACGTCTAAAAAACCGATTTTTCATTTCGAGATTCTTCGTTCCGAAAGAGTTATTGTAGGTATGTTGTTGTTTTTTACATTTTATATTTTCAAATCGAGTATGAGTAACATTTATCAAGTTATGAATGTTGTTTGGAAATGGAATTGGGAGTTTGTTTTGCAAATACAATATTATAATTGTGCCGGAATTTATATCGGAGCATTGTTTGCTTATTACATCATTACACAATTTCAAACGCAATATAAGTATGTGTTTTTTGGAGGTTTTTTTTGTTTAACGTTTGCTATGTTGTGGTTTAGTTACATTTTGGTTCCAGATACTCGTCCGAATGCAGTTATTCCGCCATTGTTGATGGAAGGAATGGGACAAGGAATGTTGTTTGCGCCAATTTTGCAATATATGGTATGTTCTGTACATGCTAATTTTTCTATGAATACCATGCAAGCAGCAGTTGCAATGCGTTATTGGTCGTCGACAATTAGTTTTTCGATTATGCAAAATGCAATTCTTTTCTTGACGACTAAACATCAATTTTTGATGACGAAAAATTTAGATATTACCAATACGATTTTTCAAGAACAATGGAATAATCTATTCAATAAACACAATACAACTCATTTAGTAAATGAATCTATCAGTTTGACAGCAAGTAATCTGAAATCTCAATTGTATAACCAAGCCTTGTTGATTGCAGATATTCAAATTTTTAGAACTTTATTTTATTTCGGAATTGTAATGATGGTTTTTATTATGATTTATAATCCAATCAAAAACGTTTTACATCTTAGGAAAAAGAGAAAAGAGAGTCATTGA
- a CDS encoding efflux MFS transporter permease, with product MSQQNSIFNKWVPQKLVVPIFILALFPHLMILTIFNMNSTFTASFLDLEVDDLQFLFSMAYATIVCGLFIHVRFFHFFNIRSYLLTMTMLNILVLFGMTLTTNTELILILRFIQGPLSLFEGCILLPIIMSNIKSEHSKLIAYSFLYGVMLTGDKFTTSIVKFAIENYNHNMMVYTIMSFHVVALIIYVFFFNHNRMFPKKPLYQLNLGGIFLMIISLISGAFFFIYGKKYYWFESPIIIIAFASTLVFSGLFLLHQKTAKRPLFHFEIFKSERVILGILMFFVFYTLRAGMSNIYQVMSTVWKWQWEYVLQIQYFNVAGSIIGVVFSFFMVKNRVDFRKIFFLGFVLLAMSMLWFSYLFYPDAKVEAIAPTLMLEGIAQGVIFTPLVLYITGSVHPSITGSAAQAGTAIRFWTTTIGFSLMQNAILYLTTKHQFLMTKNLDKTSPIFQQQWNNLFNKNIANHLPNEAESITAAALKAKLYNQDLLVSNIEIFRTLFVVGIIVAIFVILYQPIKNRLLHP from the coding sequence ATGTCACAACAAAATTCAATATTCAATAAATGGGTTCCGCAAAAATTGGTTGTGCCAATTTTTATCCTTGCGCTATTTCCACACTTGATGATTTTGACGATATTCAACATGAATAGTACGTTTACAGCATCATTTTTGGATTTGGAGGTTGACGATTTGCAGTTCCTTTTTTCGATGGCGTATGCCACTATTGTCTGTGGCTTATTTATTCACGTTCGATTTTTTCACTTTTTCAATATCAGAAGTTATCTGCTAACAATGACCATGCTCAATATTTTGGTGTTGTTTGGAATGACATTAACGACAAATACAGAATTGATTTTGATTCTGCGTTTTATTCAAGGACCTTTATCGCTTTTCGAAGGTTGTATTTTGTTGCCAATCATTATGTCGAATATTAAAAGTGAACATTCAAAATTGATTGCTTATTCGTTTTTGTACGGCGTAATGTTAACAGGTGATAAATTCACGACTTCTATCGTGAAGTTTGCGATTGAGAATTATAACCACAATATGATGGTGTATACGATTATGAGTTTTCATGTTGTTGCATTAATCATTTATGTATTTTTCTTTAATCACAACAGAATGTTTCCTAAAAAACCATTGTATCAATTAAATTTAGGCGGAATTTTTTTGATGATTATTTCTCTAATTTCTGGTGCATTTTTCTTTATTTATGGAAAAAAATATTATTGGTTCGAATCACCAATTATTATCATAGCATTTGCATCAACACTTGTTTTTAGTGGTTTATTTTTATTGCATCAAAAAACAGCCAAACGACCTTTGTTCCATTTTGAGATTTTCAAATCAGAACGTGTCATTTTAGGAATATTAATGTTTTTTGTTTTCTATACTTTGCGTGCTGGAATGAGCAATATTTACCAAGTTATGTCAACAGTTTGGAAATGGCAATGGGAATATGTGTTGCAGATTCAATATTTTAATGTAGCTGGTTCTATCATTGGTGTTGTGTTTTCATTTTTTATGGTTAAGAATAGAGTCGATTTTAGAAAAATATTTTTTCTTGGATTTGTACTTTTAGCCATGAGCATGTTGTGGTTTAGTTATTTGTTTTATCCAGACGCAAAAGTCGAGGCAATAGCGCCAACGCTGATGTTAGAAGGAATTGCACAAGGTGTTATTTTTACGCCATTGGTGTTGTATATTACAGGTTCTGTACATCCTTCTATTACTGGTAGTGCGGCACAAGCAGGTACGGCTATTCGTTTTTGGACTACAACAATTGGTTTTTCGTTAATGCAAAATGCAATTTTATATTTGACGACTAAACATCAATTTTTGATGACCAAAAATTTAGACAAAACGAGTCCGATTTTTCAACAACAATGGAATAATTTGTTCAATAAAAATATTGCGAATCATCTTCCAAACGAAGCAGAAAGTATTACTGCTGCAGCCTTAAAAGCAAAATTGTATAACCAAGATTTGTTGGTTAGTAATATTGAGATTTTCCGAACATTGTTTGTTGTGGGAATTATCGTAGCGATTTTTGTCATTCTTTATCAACCGATAAAAAATAGACTTTTACATCCTTAA
- a CDS encoding MATE family efflux transporter, with translation MELKEHLRRNIKLAFPVMITQMGQISVNIIDNIMVGGLGGKYDNIEDEVLGKTALAAASLGNSLFFAVLVFAFGFSFALSPLIAAEDSKGDKKMAANYFSHSLVLNITLSIGLFLLITFLKPLMFYMGQPADVVEKCIPYLTIMTFSMIPLMIFQTFRQLSEGLSLTIPVTIATILSNVVNITLNYGWIYGNWGFPRLEVAGAAWGTFVARSVMMIFLIIVLFNFKKTKSVLQEVQFKASNFQKVIFRKIAGIGIPTALTSFFEMSAFSLAAFVCGYTFTNSIADQELAKVNLAAHQIAINLASTTFMMCTGIGVAATVRIGNQLGLKDYKTLREAGWSCILMVLSFMILCGILFIIFRYQLPTIYLDNPDVINLAASLLIIASLFQMSDGVQLVLLGALRGMTDVKIPSILTFISYWLIAIPIGVVLAIVFEMRAFGMWIGLGTGLTASAIFLMIRYNRQTKKMIRENPNAEIILEDKLKNI, from the coding sequence TTGGAATTAAAAGAGCATTTAAGGCGTAATATCAAATTAGCATTTCCTGTAATGATTACTCAAATGGGACAAATTTCTGTCAACATTATTGATAACATTATGGTTGGTGGTTTAGGTGGGAAATATGATAATATAGAAGATGAGGTTTTGGGTAAAACAGCTCTAGCAGCAGCTTCTTTAGGAAATTCATTGTTTTTTGCAGTTTTAGTATTTGCTTTTGGATTTAGTTTTGCGCTGTCACCATTGATTGCGGCAGAAGATTCGAAAGGCGATAAAAAAATGGCTGCAAATTATTTTTCGCACAGTTTGGTCTTGAATATTACTTTATCAATCGGTTTATTCTTATTGATTACATTCCTAAAACCGCTGATGTTCTACATGGGACAACCCGCTGATGTGGTAGAAAAATGTATTCCGTATCTAACTATTATGACATTTTCGATGATTCCATTGATGATTTTTCAAACATTTCGTCAATTATCAGAAGGTTTATCATTAACGATTCCCGTTACAATTGCGACAATTTTAAGTAACGTTGTCAATATTACGTTAAACTATGGTTGGATTTATGGAAACTGGGGATTCCCACGTTTAGAAGTCGCTGGTGCAGCTTGGGGAACATTCGTTGCACGTTCAGTAATGATGATTTTCTTGATTATAGTTTTATTTAATTTCAAGAAAACGAAATCTGTTTTACAAGAAGTTCAATTTAAAGCAAGTAATTTCCAGAAAGTAATTTTTAGAAAAATTGCTGGAATTGGAATTCCAACCGCATTAACATCTTTCTTCGAAATGAGTGCATTCTCTTTGGCAGCCTTTGTTTGCGGTTATACATTTACAAATTCTATCGCAGATCAAGAATTAGCAAAAGTAAATTTAGCAGCGCATCAAATTGCGATAAATTTAGCTTCCACAACTTTTATGATGTGTACAGGAATTGGAGTTGCAGCAACGGTTCGTATCGGAAATCAATTAGGTTTAAAAGATTACAAAACTTTAAGAGAAGCAGGTTGGTCTTGTATTTTAATGGTATTATCATTTATGATTTTGTGCGGAATTTTATTCATTATTTTCCGTTATCAATTACCAACAATTTATTTAGATAATCCAGATGTTATCAACTTAGCTGCATCATTATTAATCATTGCCTCACTTTTCCAAATGTCTGATGGCGTACAATTGGTATTATTAGGTGCTTTGAGAGGAATGACCGATGTCAAAATTCCTTCAATTCTAACATTTATATCATATTGGTTAATCGCAATTCCGATTGGTGTAGTATTAGCAATTGTTTTCGAAATGCGCGCGTTTGGAATGTGGATTGGTTTAGGAACTGGTTTAACGGCTTCGGCAATATTTTTGATGATTCGTTACAATCGTCAAACGAAGAAAATGATTAGGGAAAATCCTAATGCAGAAATAATTTTAGAAGATAAATTAAAAAACATATAA
- a CDS encoding T9SS type A sorting domain-containing protein: MKLNNKFLIRFLFAIFLFVSYNACAQTNIVINYYTGTQQQYAVEDSGKLFFSNDNLIIKTSLESTEINIPVSIISKITFKNSLAVEDIKQNREQIIIYPNPATNYFKISSKEAKSTLNIYNSVGQLVLSKVYKKNEDINVSNLLPGIYFIKVNGSTLKLIKK; encoded by the coding sequence ATGAAACTAAATAACAAATTTCTAATTAGGTTCTTGTTTGCGATTTTTTTGTTTGTAAGTTATAATGCTTGCGCACAAACAAATATAGTTATCAATTACTATACAGGAACCCAGCAACAATATGCTGTTGAAGATTCTGGAAAATTATTTTTTTCAAATGATAATTTAATCATTAAAACATCACTTGAAAGTACTGAAATTAATATTCCAGTTTCAATTATTTCGAAGATTACGTTTAAAAATTCTCTAGCAGTAGAAGATATTAAGCAGAATAGAGAACAAATCATCATTTATCCAAATCCTGCAACTAATTATTTTAAAATTTCTTCTAAAGAAGCAAAATCTACGTTAAATATTTATAATTCGGTGGGGCAATTAGTCTTATCTAAAGTCTACAAAAAAAATGAAGATATAAATGTATCAAATTTATTACCTGGGATTTATTTTATAAAAGTGAATGGTTCAACTTTAAAATTAATAAAGAAATGA
- a CDS encoding NAD(P)H-dependent flavin oxidoreductase → MTLQEFKNSLDLPLITSPMFLVSRTELVVEACKNGVCGTFPSLNGRTAEDFEQMLIDITFQLKQFEKETGKKAAPFGVNLIVNKTNPRLEGDLALCAKYKVPLIITSLGAVKQVVDAVHSYGGLVFHDVIKKRHAEKAAEAGVDGIIAVASGAGGHAGTANPFALIDDIRTFYDGCLILAGAMNNGNDILAAENMGADFAYIGTRFIATKEASADQDYKTMLVDSTFEDVIYTDGISGVNANFLKPSIIHSGIDLDEKKEEDFSKLIGGDGHKAWKDIWSAGHGVSGIHDIISTEELINRMKNEYKCALEQNVQKLNNLKF, encoded by the coding sequence ATGACCCTACAAGAATTTAAAAATAGTTTAGATTTACCTTTAATCACTTCTCCTATGTTTCTTGTTTCTCGAACTGAATTAGTTGTAGAAGCATGTAAAAATGGAGTATGCGGAACTTTTCCTTCTTTGAATGGAAGAACTGCCGAAGATTTCGAACAAATGTTAATTGATATCACTTTTCAATTAAAACAATTTGAAAAAGAAACAGGTAAAAAAGCAGCTCCATTTGGAGTGAATTTAATCGTTAACAAAACAAATCCTCGTCTCGAAGGTGATTTAGCTTTATGTGCAAAATATAAAGTACCGCTTATTATTACGTCACTTGGTGCTGTAAAACAAGTTGTAGATGCAGTTCATAGTTATGGAGGTTTGGTTTTTCATGATGTGATCAAAAAACGTCATGCAGAAAAAGCTGCCGAAGCTGGTGTAGACGGAATTATTGCTGTAGCTTCTGGTGCTGGTGGACATGCTGGTACGGCTAATCCTTTTGCTTTGATTGATGACATTCGTACTTTTTATGATGGTTGTTTAATTTTAGCAGGTGCGATGAACAACGGAAATGATATCTTAGCAGCCGAAAATATGGGTGCTGATTTTGCATACATCGGAACTCGTTTTATTGCGACAAAAGAAGCGTCTGCTGATCAAGATTATAAAACAATGTTAGTCGATTCTACTTTCGAAGATGTGATTTATACAGATGGAATTTCTGGTGTAAATGCAAATTTCTTGAAACCAAGTATTATTCATTCTGGAATTGATTTAGACGAAAAGAAAGAAGAAGATTTTTCGAAATTAATTGGAGGAGATGGACATAAAGCATGGAAAGACATTTGGTCTGCTGGACACGGAGTTTCTGGAATTCATGATATTATTTCAACCGAAGAATTAATCAATCGAATGAAAAATGAATATAAATGTGCATTAGAACAAAATGTGCAGAAATTAAATAATTTGAAATTTTAA
- a CDS encoding HlyD family secretion protein, whose protein sequence is MGKQQTKGEKRMNRTLSAIAWIFIIIGITAVAWFYFFSSSHVNTNDAQVRQYITPVSSKVSGFIKKVNFEENQFVHKGDTLVVIDNREFQNQIDIAEANLESTSQSVLTYEKAVDTKSSDVNIVNANIEAAKIEVWRTEKDYNRFKNLVQEDAATVQQFEEVEAKYKQAKASLSALEQQRNAVNVSASAEQTKVAPAKTQILQRKAQLNDAKLILSYTYVVAPYDGWVGTKNIQEGQLIKEGQALVQVVSKEKWIVANFKETQIGEIDLDQPVIIKADAYKNIEFEGKIESLSPASGSEFALIKPDNATGNFVKIEQRFPVKIILKESKNNEKLRAGMNVNVSAEKVN, encoded by the coding sequence ATGGGAAAACAACAGACAAAAGGAGAAAAACGAATGAATAGAACGCTTTCTGCGATTGCTTGGATTTTTATTATCATAGGAATCACTGCAGTAGCTTGGTTTTATTTCTTTTCGAGTTCACATGTCAATACAAATGACGCGCAAGTGCGACAATATATTACGCCAGTTTCGAGTAAAGTTTCTGGTTTTATCAAAAAAGTAAATTTCGAAGAAAATCAATTTGTACACAAAGGTGATACGCTTGTTGTGATTGACAATAGAGAATTTCAGAACCAGATTGATATTGCAGAAGCAAATTTAGAATCGACTTCGCAATCTGTTTTAACATATGAAAAAGCGGTAGATACAAAATCAAGTGATGTTAATATTGTTAATGCAAATATAGAAGCTGCTAAAATAGAGGTTTGGAGAACTGAAAAAGATTATAATCGTTTCAAAAATTTAGTGCAAGAAGATGCTGCAACCGTGCAACAGTTTGAAGAAGTTGAAGCGAAATATAAACAAGCAAAAGCAAGTTTGAGTGCTTTGGAACAACAACGTAATGCCGTGAATGTTAGTGCGTCTGCAGAACAAACAAAAGTTGCGCCTGCAAAAACTCAAATTTTACAACGAAAAGCCCAATTGAACGATGCTAAACTTATTCTCTCATATACCTATGTTGTAGCACCTTACGATGGTTGGGTTGGAACAAAAAATATACAAGAAGGTCAGTTAATAAAAGAAGGGCAGGCCTTGGTGCAAGTAGTTTCGAAAGAGAAATGGATTGTTGCAAATTTTAAAGAAACGCAAATTGGAGAAATCGATTTGGATCAACCAGTTATTATAAAAGCTGATGCCTACAAAAACATTGAGTTTGAAGGAAAAATTGAATCTCTTTCGCCAGCTTCTGGGTCTGAGTTTGCTTTGATTAAACCTGATAATGCAACAGGGAACTTCGTGAAAATTGAACAACGTTTTCCTGTGAAAATAATTCTGAAAGAGTCTAAAAATAACGAAAAATTACGTGCCGGAATGAATGTAAATGTTTCCGCAGAAAAAGTAAATTAA
- a CDS encoding carbohydrate-binding domain-containing protein: MRSFLLIFILALIPFGVKAQHNINVHYAGNTIYKSEITKVDSIKLTNQFVNIKESSIASTFEIQKSFIDSISFDTNPINEREIFVIYNGLENATIINPYSDKGVVIFVNGGTVSAISIAGITNLVYNLIGTSSNGSFSLNTDLSSKLVFNNLNLTNPNGAAVSISGKKTTTIDVKQNSKNTLIDGTGGSNSGVVTSNGALIFENTGNLTIKGYKKHGINSSSLITVNNGNIVVETAVSDGLHSEGFTMIDGNLKVNSLSDGIDAGDGKITISNGNIDIVSTSDDVKAIKNGAADVDISGGTIVLTVSGAASKGIKSNQNINISDANITASISSKVILEAIGSGYDPSYGTVLKSDKNITINSGTYDFTLTAASQGGKGISADGEIIINGGSINIKTAATGAVYVNESGIKDSYASTAITADTNIYLNGGNITITSTGNGGKGISADGNITIGELNKDNSLLNLNITTSGERFLVSGSGNNADYANPKAVKADGNLTVNSGTITIKGTQNADGGEGLESKAVLTINDGIINIETYDDAINAATAIIINGGNTWVKARGNDGIDSNGTLTINGGFTVSNGARSPEEGFDCDNNTFKITGGTIIGTGGATSNPTTNVSTQRSIKITTTLTNNISTIINLKSSTGTRILTYRVPAFSSNGNGNSVTILITDPLILNGNYTISKGASVSGGTESLSGYIVGGTVTEGSTIKSFTVSTMLTTVSL, from the coding sequence ATGAGAAGTTTTTTACTGATTTTTATTCTTGCTTTGATTCCATTTGGAGTAAAAGCTCAGCATAATATAAATGTTCATTATGCAGGAAATACTATTTACAAATCCGAAATTACTAAAGTTGATAGTATAAAATTAACGAATCAATTTGTTAATATCAAAGAATCTTCAATTGCATCAACTTTTGAAATTCAGAAATCATTTATTGATAGTATTTCCTTTGATACTAATCCTATAAATGAAAGAGAAATTTTTGTGATTTATAATGGATTAGAAAATGCAACAATTATTAATCCCTATAGTGATAAAGGCGTTGTGATTTTTGTAAATGGAGGAACGGTTTCAGCGATTTCTATTGCTGGAATTACAAACTTGGTTTATAATTTAATAGGAACATCATCAAATGGATCTTTTTCGCTTAATACTGATTTGTCTTCAAAATTAGTATTTAATAATTTGAATTTAACAAATCCAAACGGAGCTGCAGTCTCGATTAGTGGAAAGAAAACAACAACTATTGATGTAAAACAAAATTCTAAAAATACTTTAATAGATGGAACTGGAGGAAGTAATTCTGGTGTAGTGACAAGTAATGGAGCGCTTATTTTTGAAAATACAGGAAATTTAACAATCAAAGGATATAAAAAGCATGGAATAAATTCGAGTTCTTTGATTACTGTAAATAATGGAAATATTGTTGTTGAAACTGCTGTTAGCGATGGATTACATTCTGAAGGCTTTACAATGATTGATGGAAATCTGAAAGTAAATTCTTTAAGTGACGGAATTGATGCAGGAGATGGAAAAATAACTATTTCTAACGGAAATATTGATATTGTTTCGACTTCAGATGATGTAAAAGCAATAAAAAATGGAGCAGCAGATGTTGATATTTCAGGTGGGACAATTGTTTTAACAGTTTCAGGCGCGGCTTCAAAAGGTATAAAATCGAATCAAAATATTAATATATCAGATGCAAATATTACAGCATCTATAAGTAGTAAAGTAATTCTTGAAGCAATTGGAAGTGGATATGATCCATCGTATGGAACAGTATTAAAATCAGACAAAAATATTACCATTAATTCAGGAACGTATGATTTCACGCTAACCGCTGCTTCTCAAGGAGGAAAAGGAATTTCTGCTGATGGAGAAATTATCATTAATGGAGGTTCAATAAACATTAAAACTGCTGCGACTGGTGCCGTTTATGTAAATGAAAGCGGAATAAAAGATTCTTATGCTTCTACTGCTATAACAGCTGATACTAATATTTATCTTAATGGAGGAAATATTACAATTACAAGTACTGGTAATGGAGGAAAAGGAATTTCGGCTGATGGTAATATTACAATAGGAGAGTTGAATAAAGATAATTCTTTGTTAAATCTAAATATTACAACATCTGGGGAAAGATTTCTTGTATCAGGATCTGGTAATAATGCAGATTATGCAAATCCTAAAGCCGTAAAAGCAGATGGTAATTTAACTGTTAATAGTGGAACGATAACAATAAAAGGAACACAAAATGCAGATGGAGGAGAAGGCTTGGAAAGTAAAGCAGTTCTTACAATTAATGATGGAATAATTAATATTGAAACCTATGATGATGCAATTAATGCAGCTACAGCTATAATAATTAATGGAGGAAATACATGGGTGAAAGCAAGAGGAAATGATGGGATTGATAGTAATGGAACGCTTACTATAAATGGAGGGTTTACAGTTTCAAACGGAGCTAGATCACCAGAAGAAGGTTTTGATTGTGATAATAATACATTCAAAATAACTGGAGGTACAATAATAGGAACAGGTGGAGCAACGAGTAATCCTACTACGAATGTAAGTACGCAGCGATCAATAAAAATCACAACAACTTTAACCAATAATATATCAACAATCATTAATCTAAAAAGTTCTACTGGAACGCGAATTTTAACATATAGAGTTCCTGCTTTTTCTTCTAATGGAAATGGTAATTCAGTTACTATTTTAATCACAGATCCTTTAATTTTAAACGGAAATTACACGATTAGTAAAGGGGCTTCAGTTTCTGGAGGAACAGAATCTCTAAGTGGGTATATTGTGGGAGGAACAGTGACTGAAGGAAGCACAATAAAATCATTTACGGTTAGCACTATGTTGACAACTGTTTCGTTGTAA